In the genome of bacterium, the window TGCGGCATTCGGCGACCGAGCTTGCCATGGGCTTTTCGATAAACGTGTGTTTCCCTGCTTCCAGTGCGGTTTTGGCAAGGGAGTAGTGCAAGTGAACAGGCGTGGCAATGGCGAGCGCCTCGACATCACCGTCTTTTAACATCAGGTTGAAGTCAGAATAGGTCTCAATGTCGGGATACAGGTCGTGAAGATGGGCCAACCGCTTGGGATTAGGGTCACAGACCAGCTTGACATTACATCCCTTGAGGCTTTTGAAATTCCTGACCAGATTGGGCCCCCAGTATCCATATCCGACAATGCCAATATTAATGGGCCGACTCATAGGCTTGCTCCTTTAGTGGGGGATTGAAGGTGTCGATGAGTTGCTCAAGCAGCACCAGGGGTGTTCTGGCCATGATCATCAGGTCGAACAGGAATGACCGTCGTCGTTCATAGGCCACATCCAGCCGTATCATTTCGGCAAAGGAGGTTTTGTTTTTGCCGCTAACCTGCCAGAGCCCCGTCAGGCCTGGAAATGATTCGAAGCGACGTTTGTGCCACCGCAGAAATGTTTCATATTCATAATCGAGGCAGGGGCGCGGCCCGACTAGACTCATATCGCCTTTCAGCACATTGAAGAGTTGAGGTAGTTCATCCAGGGCACTGGCGCGCATCAGGCGACCTAATGGAATGATCCGGGGGTCATGTGCCTCATCGAGCTTCTTCAAGGGAATGCCCGAATAAATGAGCTCTTTAAGATAGGCCCGGTGACTGGCGGTGGAGGCATTTACTTTCATGGACCGGAACTTCAGGCACATGAACCGGCGGCCAAGATACCCGATTCGCTCTTGCTGGAAAAAAACAGGGCCGGGTGCCACCAGGACAATGCCTAGAGAAATCAGGATCAAAAGAGGGGATAAACAAAGCAGGATAGTGGCCGACGCAATAATGTCAGTCATTCGTTTCCACGTGGGAAAAGGCGGGGCCAAGGCCTCCGTCATTTCGGGG includes:
- a CDS encoding sugar transferase, encoding MSLTHFIKSHFNLSELLDPTALDAAAPVDQFRAMIQKERHLADRTGRRLSVLIYNTDMTSPSDLAKLIDTLKGRIRDTDDIGWMAPNELGILLRDTTYEGAEVLAKTLTMRLTQEHPPFAWKIFCYPENPEMTEALAPPFPTWKRMTDIIASATILLCLSPLLILISLGIVLVAPGPVFFQQERIGYLGRRFMCLKFRSMKVNASTASHRAYLKELIYSGIPLKKLDEAHDPRIIPLGRLMRASALDELPQLFNVLKGDMSLVGPRPCLDYEYETFLRWHKRRFESFPGLTGLWQVSGKNKTSFAEMIRLDVAYERRRSFLFDLMIMARTPLVLLEQLIDTFNPPLKEQAYESAH